TGAAGAATTTTCATCCACTTCTCCTCTGAGATATCCTCTCTCATTTGTATGGCTGCCTCCTCTTTTAACTGGGAATAAGCTTCAGAAAAGACCCGATAAGAAACCTtgtccaccttccaaaagtgctCATGAAAACACACCATCAACAGTTGCGCACATCCAATAAACCGCCCATCGCCTGACTTTCGACACATGCTCAAGGATCTGAACGTCTCAGCCAATATTGCAGGTACAGGTGTGATTCCCTTCTCAAGATGATCGAATAAGTCAGTGACTGCCTCATCCACGTGCCTTAAagccttaggaaaaattaccaatcCATAGATGCTTAAGGCAAAGATATCGACCCTCTTTCTTTCATTAGGATGTGTTAAAACCAAATCTCTCAAATTCCCCCAAGGGATACATTTACTATCTCTCTTTTGTTGAATCCGAGCAGTGACCCAAAGCTCGCTCATCCCTGaaatattcatcaattttttCGTGAAAGTTTGACCATTAAAAACCTTGGCATAAGCTTTTCTAACTTGCACTTTTGGACACCTGAGCAGGGTATTATATTCCTCAACGGTAGGCAATAAATCcacttccccaaaagtgaaacacttgtaAGCAGAATTTCAAAATTGAACCATAACTCGGAATAGGTGCTTGTTCACCTTAATATTTAGCAAGTAAGATATATCACCATAGCGTTGATAGAAAAACTGTTTGGTTCCTTCATCCCAACGAGCCCAGATAtctctcaactcttgcaactCATCCTGTGCTACATTGACGCGAGTGAATTCCTGCAACTCTAATGTATATCCTTCTGCCAAGCTGTCCCCTTTCTCCGATTGTAACTTCTCTGACTATGCACGGACGTCTGCATTATCCTCAACTTtattaagaaattcattctccatgttaaactttctaacttagtaatCGAATACGAATCAACACTTCCTTTAATATGCAATGTCATgcaaaacacaatcaaaacaaaacacaagtTAGCATCAAATATAAGTGACAAAATACAACCACAACAAAGATAATTCTAACACACATATGGGCAAGTACTAAGGCTTGATGCGGCTCTACCCAAAGATAGCtcttaaggttcactatatgtggttcggttctagagagaaggtacctgaactagcagattcctcaatcctcacccattataggctcatatagatcaagttcagTTCAGGAGAATACaattccctatgaccatgcggagatgaaaatctcacgaaatcataggtacggatgtatcccgaaagtaatccactagcccatgcggagctgaaaacctcacgaaagcatagcttCTTACCCCCACTTAGAAGGTGTGACCATAACGGTCGTGCAATGCAATCAATATCATTCTACAAAACACAAACCATAACAATCATACAATCGAATGCAATCgaaaaaatcatgatttttaaaataaattttcaattctttgaCAAAGGATggcaaataatcaattttatggtttgaCTCTTTTGTTCAATCCCCAGTAGAGacgccaagctatcgaaaccatgttttgaaaacgggaatcgactttggttttgaaaatgaaaacgaaaatgggagtcgccaccaatctttttgtttaggtgtgattggctcacttgataaaacattttattccatttgaatcaattttggcctacgtaaatttgagaaaacgggttcgggagccaGTGActtatgaggaaggattagcaccctcactacgcccaaaattggtaccaatttgattaagtattGTCCTTATGTCTGAGATTTGAAACaatttttgaaatatggttctttaaaaacatttgaatagcttaagttggtcgtcaaaattctcttgtttcaaaggAATGTAGCATCATATCCaacacgataggacacgatcATTTATTCCCTCGAGAACACGATAATTTTTTACTTCCAAAAATTTATacattgaaaattacaaaaggatgcccaattatttagtccaacaaaaaaatcaaaacccaacacggtagggcacgattcctcgaactTCTAAACATTGAACATTGTCTTGTTTTAGGATTTAAAGAATGCgaatgaaattctaaaggaatatttgattattttgaacaaacgagaaatcgaaacccagcacaatagggcacgattccccgaatttccAAGCATCAAACGttgccttgttttagaatttagaaaaacacgagtgaaattctaaaggaaaattcgattattttgaacaaacgagaaaaCGAAACctagcacggtagggcacgatttcccaaatttccaaacatcaaacattgtCTTCGTCTTAAGGAATTTttaaatgagtaattataaaaCCAGCTTAAAATGCATTAATTTGgcttgaaataaaatggaataattagttTTAAAGAGTTGGAAAGTATAAAGTGATATTTGTAAaccaaaaaggaaaaacaaaaacatgggatgatatgtatgtatgaaatACTATGATGGATGAATGGAGATAATATAGTtcatttaatcaactaacaaGGTAAACAATTAAATTCAACCAATCTAAGAAAAATATTATCAACTTCCTAAGCATGAATGAAGAATAATCAATATAATAGTAATACAAAACGAGAATaatatacaacaataatataTACATAGCCTAATACAACACAGTCAAAtgcaaaatatgcaaaacaaaatgaaattaaaaaaataatatgtataaggCAAATTTAAAAGGATGAACACATAATACATCATAAATGAATTGTTGAATTTGAAACTATTTGTAAAAACAAACTAAAGATATATATGCTTTCATTAAAATATGCGTTatagaatgaaaatttttaaatcaaatgatatataaatgttaaaaatttattaaaatacacTCAACGGTgggaaatttaataatatatagaaCATAAAAGTATAGCAAGAATAAGatataattttaagaaatatacataataagttcccaaagcatatatatatatatatatagatatagatttGGAAATAATTAGTTGTAAAAATTGCATGAGATTAATAATGTATATaggactaaattaattttatcataaattatataatgGACTTAAAAACATACTTATATGTACAAAGAAAACTATAGGTATAAAATACATGGATTTAATGATGTGTATAGATCAAACTAGTATGAATCATACATGTACAAATATAAAAACATTTGAATGAAATATTACATAAAgtgttaatataatataaaaaagaacttaaaaatgatgattttataagAACAAAGTAAAGTTATCGAAATAGCtcaacatatataaaaatattaagaactttaaaataataagtgttttaaatagaaagttcaattaaaataacatatatgtataaatatatatacaaaaatatttaaatgaaatattattataaaatgttaggataatataacatgaaaattttaaagcaatgATTTTTCAACAAAGCAAAATTAATAAAGTAATCtcggcaaaaaagaaaaaaaatttaaatgaattcttttaaaaataagaatTGTGTAGATAATAAACttaattaaagtaaatttaaaataaaagggataatCTGAAAATAAAATAGGCCATTAAAATGAAAAAGGACCAGTGCGTCACGAATGCGAATGTTCAAGGATCAAATTTGGAAATATTCCAAGTCTAAAAATGCTGTGTTGAGACGTGGGTTAAAATGCAAGAACACGTAAATCTTagggaaaaaattaaaagaaagaaagatgcaaacAGGGCTCAATCGAACGTTGGTGCGAAAGAGGAAGGACCAACACGCAAATATCCTTTCTCCGCTGAAACACACAAGTCCTGGGGGCCATCGAGTCGGGTCAAAACGGGTCGGCCTAGACGGCACCATTTTGGAGCCACTAAAACAGGccctaaacggtgccgttttatgtccatcattaaaactaaaaaaaaaaactaaaactaatacACTTAACCATTTAGGAATCAAAAGCAGAAAACTAAACACCCTCCTTTTCCTTATTCGGCCGAACCCTAGCCTCCTTTGGCTCAAACGCCGATCTGCCACTATCACTGGCTACCGATGTATTCGAACTTTGGAAGGATGGCTTTTCGGCCTTGAGATCCTTTTTCGACTTCGATTTCAACGAAGCGAAAGGAGAAATCTATGGCCGATTCACAAGGTAAGGTTcctctttcactttttctttgttttctaatGCAATGATGGATGATTTGAAGGAAAATGAATCCAGgaaatgtaaaaatttcaagaaagttTAGACAAAAACCACCTTTTTTTTACTGCTTTTTGTATTTCAATCTCAATGTCTGTGTAAATACAATCTGCTTTTTGTTtgggctttatagccgaaaatcGATTGATTTCCTATTGCTATTGTCTATCTCTGCTCGTTTTCTCGCCTCGTTTCTGcttcatttttgttttctttggctTTATTGTCTTGTTTCGTTTCCTCTTTTGCTCTTTTTTGCAGGCGCACGAAAGTCAACGGGGCTGTAGATGGCCGCTTTGGTGTAACTGGACAATGGAGAGCCGAACCTTGGGCGTTGGACGTGCCGACGACGCACGTGGGAGGGGTACGACTCTAGGGGGAAACTAGGGTTAGGCTTGGCTGGATTCGGTTTAGGCTTGGGCCTATCGTGCCATCCGGGTTTGGGCTTAGTTGGGTCTAAGTTGGGTAATTTAGGCCTGCTAATTGTTTGTAATTTGGACATTGAGTTTTGggttttattatcattattgggTTTTCTAaagggccgggcaaatttgggcccgTACAAGAGAGAAGCTAGGTGGAATAGCTATGGGCGAAAGAGATAAGTATGATCCTGTCTTATGGGCCAAATAAGTTGAAATTGCTTTATTGATTTTAGTTTAGTCATTTTTTAAGAAGATACAGCACAAATAGATGATATTCAATCATATATTATGGAGTTATGTCTCGTATTTTCGGACTAAACTGTGTGTGATGTCGCAACGAGCAAGTGTTCTTCGTCCCGACGAACAATGAACATCACAACGAGAAGAGAGCCTTTGTCCCAATGACGCGATGCCACGTCACAACGTGACAATGTGCACCTCAAGTTTTTTAGTTTTCGATTATTCTGAAGATATTGTAGTATGATTTTATTTCTAATCTTAATCTATTTAAAGGGGCCTTGTATCTGTGTTTTGAGAGGCCAATTAAGAAAGCAATTAAATATGTAGTACTACAGTACTTTTCTTTTTAGGGCGATAAGATGTAGTCGTAGATAAGTTTTAGTGAGAATGTTCATGATAACTATTAAGAGAATTTTGTTCCCAAATTAGGGCCCTGTTTTCGAGGTTTGAATTTATGCGTTTAGtacatttaagttttttttttcatattatactCACGTTTGTTTACTTATTTAGTGAAAAGTTAAAACCATCTTTGCCCCCGATTTTTCTCTCTTTAAAATATTAGTTGTGCAAAAATAAACTTGCATTCAATATACCCTATTGTAGCTAACCAAACCAAACAACCCTGatgcatttttaaaaataaatatgaaacaaTCATAAGAATGAAGCAGGTTAAAAGAAGAGGTGTAAGCTTATGAGGATGAGAAATGTTTCTAGTTTTTGTAGCTAACCAAACAGCTGGTGTTTAGTTGTTGTGGTAGGAGTTCCCTACATTGAGGAACGAAACATCCAGAGAACACTAGTTTCATCCTTTAGAGCTTTGAACACCGTTTCAATGATTGCCTTGGACCACCTATTTTCAGCTATTAGCTTGGAACCAAGGGCCTCACCCAAAACTACAAGTCCTCCCACTTGGACCACCCAATTTCAGCAATTTGCTTGGACCCAGTCTTACTGCAAAGCCTTCATCCACTAGTGCCATGCGACTGTACACTCATGTGTTAGAATTCTGAGATGTTTATTCTAGAATTGATCACCAGATGAGCAAAGACAAATAAAGAAACAAGAAATGAAAGCATAAGGAAGTTTTAAAAACAGAGAGTTCTGTATTCTGAATATTGAAGCTTGAAAATCTTTTTTACACCATGTTTATGTATTTATAGTTTAGGCCCTTAATCATTTCTTAACTACTTAACTATTATAATTAATAACCCAATAACCATTtcttaatcatttaattattataattaacaaCTCAATAACCCACTAATAATATGCACAAATATCATGTGCCTTATGTTGGTAATGCAAAGTGTGTAATCCCacattaattgataaaatttttttaagagaaTTTAAATATAACtttgtttcttattttcattAAGTAATTGAGGGTAAAAGCTCAACACATGTGTGTTGTTGTTGCCTTGCTCGTGTCCACAACGTTAACATTTGTTTATGACATGTACTGCATATTTATTTATTGGataaaatctcttttttttttataaattatcaaTTATTGTAGAAAGTTTAGTCAATTTCTAACAGTTGTGACTCAAATTTTTATCCCTTTAAAAAATAGTAAGTCGTTCTCCTCATTTTACACAACAAGAAAAACAGCAACCTCATCCTTTTTTTCTCAGCTCACCTATAttcttttttgttatatttttcaatcaaattttctgACGAAatccttaattttattttctagcctattttttaattccttttaaataaaataatatcaattgTGTTTCACTTTACCAGTAATACCGTGAAATAAGTCCACTTTATGACTCCCTCCTCAACTAAGGATAATAGTTATAAAGGCTATGAAGAATGACTCAACGAGGGAAGCCCTATTGAATCTCAAACAATTTCTTTGCAAGGCTAGCACTTATCCCTCCATCACTTCTCAAAGCCAACTCTTGAAAACAAAGTGATTACTTAATTAGTCACATCAAGTCAACTTCGAATCTCTTAATCTAATCAACTTCCACTCTACCCCTAAGACCTAGGTAGCAGGGTGTTTTTTCTGGTGAATAGACGTTAGGTTTTTTATTCAATATAACTCAGGCCCCAAACTCTTTATAAAAGTGGATCCTCTCCACCAAAGGCAAGAGACTTGGGTAAAACTCTACACAGATTTCACCATGCACTTGAAAAAGCCCTAACAGCTTTCATATTCCatgttattataatttatatattactaactaaattataatttgaGTAATGAACTGCATCAGTACTTGTCATCATCAACATTAAGTGTACTTTGTTTACAGTTAAAGTACAGATATGGATGTTTTCATTATGAGACGGTGTCAGTTGTTGTCATCAATTCTATTAGTGGAAGACAGATGTCAGTTGCATTGTTAGTAAAGTAACTAACAGATATTCACTCTATTTCTCTTTTTAAGGCTCTTGAAAGGCACCAATTAGCATGAGACACCCGGTCTCTCAATTTTTCATCTCACCAACCCATTTGGGTATAAATATTGAAGGCAAGTAtatctcttatttatttttttaatatttgtattcaatatttgttaaaataaaaaatggaataaaaacCCAAATAAGAGAAGTGTGAGGTGTCGACCCATCTTGATTTTTCTACCCTTAAACCACACTGTTTTTCCCAGCAATCAGCATAAGGCCAATATCTGAGGCCCCAAAGTTGAGCTTGAATGCTAGTATGTCCAGTAAGTCCCTGGGGGACAAACTGGTTGATGGATGGCCATCCTCCCAATAATCGACAGCATAAATTCCATGTGATGAAGACACAAAAAGACCTTCACACTGCTCTTTCGGttgcctttttcttcttcttgtcttCTTAGCTTCCTTTTTTTCATGTGCTCTTGTCACGCTTTAATTGTATTTCTGATATTTTTAAGTagattttttaaagattataacaAGTTCCGGTCTGATATTTTATTTGGATGCATTACTTTTGGTAATATGTGTTTCATGGGACTTGGAATAAAATCCGaatgaaatataataatttgGCAAGATGTGGGATCTGCATTTATATAAAAATGTGATTCACATTCACATGATGAGCCAAGATGTCAAATTCCCTTTGGCCCTTGGAAACTGAAGAAAAGATACAGAATCCCATTAAATGGAGTGTTTAGCATAGAGTAAGATGAAGAAGTCCAGATGCCAACAGTTGGGGAACCAACCGGCTGCGCCACGCATTTGAACAATAATTGAACAAGCAAATAAAAAGGCTCTCAAGGATAAATGTGGTCATCAATTCGGGGCTTCTGTGACACTGGATTTGGATATTGGACGCGTGTGCCTCTTCAAAACCCTACTtcatgaaaatgattttttttccctttcattaGATGAGGTCATTACAGTTCAATTTTGGTAACTTAATTAAGAATTTAGAATAAATCACcttct
The sequence above is drawn from the Gossypium hirsutum isolate 1008001.06 chromosome A05, Gossypium_hirsutum_v2.1, whole genome shotgun sequence genome and encodes:
- the LOC107961226 gene encoding uncharacterized protein, which produces MQTGLNRTLVRKRKDQHANILSPLKHTSPGGHRVGSKRVGLDGTILEPLKQALNGAVLCPSLKLKKKTKTNTLNHLGIKSRKLNTLLFLIRPNPSLLWLKRRSATITGYRCIRTLEGWLFGLEILFRLRFQRSERRNLWPIHKAHESQRGCRWPLWCNWTMESRTLGVGRADDARGRGTTLGGN